The Solibacillus sp. FSL W7-1464 genome contains a region encoding:
- the murB gene encoding UDP-N-acetylmuramate dehydrogenase, whose translation MTIQQWENDLLQWIPSTNIKKNETLKKYTMTKLGGKADILVLPSTEEQAAAVVKYAYENNVPLLMLGNGSNMVVRDGGVRGIVLHFSLLDEIRIDGDMVYAQSGALVKEVSKQVAAKSLTGFEFACGIPGSIGGAMAMNAGAYGGEVKDIVTSCKVLTTEGEILELNNEQLELSYRKSIIAKKGYIVLSATFQLAHGEQKKIDEKIADLTFQRESKQPLEYPSAGSVFKRPPGYFAGKLIQDSELQGKGVGGAEVSTKHAGFIVNKNNATAKDYIDTIQMVQRVVKEKFDIDLEMEVKIVGED comes from the coding sequence ATGACAATTCAACAGTGGGAAAATGATTTATTACAATGGATTCCTTCAACTAATATAAAAAAAAATGAAACATTAAAAAAATATACGATGACAAAACTTGGCGGTAAGGCAGATATTTTAGTACTGCCGAGTACAGAAGAGCAAGCCGCGGCTGTCGTTAAGTATGCATATGAAAATAATGTACCGCTACTCATGCTGGGCAACGGATCTAACATGGTTGTCCGTGATGGTGGTGTCCGTGGAATCGTCCTGCATTTTTCGTTATTGGATGAAATTCGTATTGATGGTGATATGGTTTATGCGCAAAGTGGTGCATTGGTTAAAGAAGTGTCAAAACAAGTTGCAGCTAAAAGTTTAACTGGTTTTGAGTTTGCCTGCGGTATTCCAGGTTCAATCGGCGGAGCAATGGCGATGAATGCCGGCGCTTACGGTGGAGAGGTTAAAGACATCGTCACATCGTGTAAAGTACTAACAACGGAAGGGGAGATTCTGGAGCTGAACAACGAGCAACTGGAACTTTCTTACCGGAAAAGCATCATTGCAAAGAAAGGCTATATCGTCCTGTCAGCGACGTTCCAATTAGCGCATGGTGAACAAAAGAAAATCGATGAGAAGATTGCCGATTTAACATTCCAGCGTGAATCGAAACAGCCGCTCGAATACCCTTCAGCTGGCAGTGTATTCAAACGACCACCAGGGTATTTTGCAGGTAAGCTTATTCAGGATAGTGAATTGCAAGGTAAAGGTGTCGGAGGGGCGGAAGTTTCTACAAAGCATGCAGGATTTATCGTCAATAAAAACAATGCTACGGCAAAGGACTATATCGATACAATTCAAATGGTCCAGCGTGTTGTAAAAGAGAAGTTCGATATCGACTTGGAAATGGAAGTAAAAATCGTCGGTGAAGACTAA
- a CDS encoding winged helix-turn-helix transcriptional regulator, protein MKESALCPRLSKAMELVGKRWTALIIYQLLEGPQRFNAIEAALPISGRLLSERLKELEKEGIVERKVYSEVPVRVEYNLTDKGRSLEQTVREIEIWAKTWL, encoded by the coding sequence ATGAAAGAATCAGCACTATGTCCGCGCCTGTCAAAAGCAATGGAGCTTGTCGGTAAACGTTGGACGGCGTTAATTATTTATCAATTGTTGGAAGGACCTCAACGTTTCAATGCAATCGAAGCAGCATTGCCGATTAGTGGGCGCTTATTGTCAGAGCGTTTAAAGGAACTGGAAAAAGAAGGCATTGTTGAACGTAAAGTATACTCAGAAGTACCGGTTCGTGTTGAGTATAATTTAACGGATAAAGGGCGTTCACTTGAACAAACTGTGAGAGAAATTGAAATATGGGCGAAAACTTGGTTATAA
- a CDS encoding FMN-dependent NADH-azoreductase, with the protein MTNVLVVKANNRPDGVSTKMYETFMAEVANVEGLNVTTFDVFEENMPYFGQELFNAFGKAQAGEELSAIEAGSLAAFNKSREALTAADVVVFAFPLWNLTIPAALQSFIDYTYGAGYTFKYDENGNQVSLMPDKKYIVLNARGGVYSTPEMASLEMSANYIDAVAGGVYGMEKIDEVIIEGHAANPAAAEQIIADGLEKVKAAAQKLVKVTA; encoded by the coding sequence ATGACAAACGTATTAGTAGTAAAAGCAAATAACCGCCCAGATGGCGTATCAACAAAAATGTATGAAACATTCATGGCTGAAGTAGCAAATGTTGAAGGATTAAACGTAACAACTTTTGATGTATTTGAAGAAAACATGCCATATTTCGGTCAAGAATTATTCAACGCATTCGGTAAAGCACAAGCAGGCGAAGAATTATCAGCAATCGAAGCAGGTTCTTTAGCGGCTTTCAATAAATCTCGTGAAGCATTAACAGCTGCTGATGTAGTAGTATTTGCATTCCCATTATGGAACTTAACAATTCCGGCAGCATTACAATCGTTCATCGATTACACTTATGGTGCAGGCTATACATTCAAGTATGATGAGAACGGTAACCAAGTAAGCTTAATGCCTGATAAAAAATATATCGTATTAAACGCACGTGGAGGCGTTTATTCAACTCCGGAAATGGCTTCACTAGAAATGTCAGCAAATTATATTGATGCTGTTGCAGGTGGCGTATATGGTATGGAAAAAATCGATGAAGTTATTATCGAAGGTCATGCTGCAAATCCGGCAGCTGCAGAACAAATTATTGCAGACGGTTTAGAAAAAGTTAAAGCTGCCGCGCAAAAATTAGTAAAAGTAACAGCTTAA
- a CDS encoding DsbA family oxidoreductase, with translation MKIEVWSDYVCPFCYIGKKQLEIALDELGYGDAIEVAYKSYLLDPSTPVDTTSSVYEELSRKYQISLDEVKKMTANVTARAKEVGLEYNFDEMKSANTIKAHRLAKWSETEGKEQEFTERVLKAYFLEGEAIGQTDVLLTLAEEVGLSAEKARQVIESNEYMEQVEQDIAVAQNLGVRGVPFFVIDNKYGISGAQPQEVFEQTIEKAAQETGLRKPLKMQGVDGAACTDDSCDI, from the coding sequence ATGAAAATCGAAGTATGGTCTGACTATGTATGTCCTTTTTGCTATATCGGCAAAAAACAATTAGAAATTGCATTAGATGAACTTGGGTATGGAGATGCGATTGAAGTAGCGTATAAAAGCTATCTGTTGGACCCTTCCACACCAGTTGATACGACAAGCTCTGTATATGAAGAATTGTCACGAAAATACCAGATTTCACTAGATGAAGTGAAGAAGATGACGGCAAATGTGACAGCACGTGCCAAAGAAGTAGGGCTTGAATACAATTTTGATGAAATGAAAAGTGCCAACACTATAAAAGCGCACCGTTTAGCAAAATGGTCTGAAACAGAAGGAAAAGAACAAGAGTTTACCGAGCGCGTTTTAAAAGCTTATTTTTTAGAAGGTGAAGCAATCGGGCAAACGGATGTATTACTGACATTAGCAGAAGAAGTCGGGTTATCTGCGGAAAAAGCACGACAAGTTATTGAAAGCAATGAATATATGGAGCAGGTAGAGCAAGACATTGCGGTTGCGCAAAATCTTGGCGTACGTGGAGTACCTTTCTTTGTCATTGATAATAAGTACGGCATTTCAGGTGCACAGCCACAGGAAGTTTTTGAACAAACAATTGAAAAGGCAGCACAGGAAACGGGTTTACGTAAGCCTTTGAAAATGCAAGGGGTAGACGGCGCTGCTTGTACGGATGATTCTTGTGATATTTAA
- a CDS encoding FAD-dependent oxidoreductase encodes MKQSLWLPTHSDFAAPTLQESINCDICIIGGGISGIYTAYSLAKEGLHVVLIEAMPQFAQGTTAYSTGKLTVQHNVIYSKLNEEDGKIYYEANKQAIEKAVSESSTSFSRATSYVYTATPQGKEQLLTEAESYKKIGIPFVATKEIELSVPVELALGIKNEGQINPVEFTNTYVHLARKHGAQLYLNTRVTKLEMSKNCLHTSNDHTVHYKKLILCTHYPIESIRQLYSMKLQIKRSYLTATKYSQLLEGQYLSIDAQSRTIRTALIDNQPYFVYGGQSHTAGSTSDTDTFYETLQHELTTDFELPPYEYGWSAQDIMTADQIPYIGQLSPSDDSLYIATGFNKWGLSSSLVAGTLLTDLIKRIANPAAAIFSPNRSNFGKTFYFMLQTGGMVGKELVKGYIDRPDAPKCTHLGCKTRWNVADDTWDCPCHGSRYNAKGEVIEGPAVYPLKMKKSGNS; translated from the coding sequence TTGAAACAATCGCTATGGCTTCCAACACATTCAGATTTTGCTGCCCCTACTCTGCAAGAATCGATTAATTGCGATATATGTATTATCGGAGGGGGGATCAGCGGTATTTATACAGCTTATTCGCTGGCTAAAGAGGGGCTCCATGTTGTGCTGATCGAAGCAATGCCCCAGTTTGCACAAGGCACAACCGCTTATTCTACAGGGAAACTGACCGTACAGCATAATGTCATTTATTCTAAACTAAATGAAGAAGACGGGAAAATTTACTACGAGGCAAATAAACAGGCTATCGAAAAGGCTGTTTCCGAAAGCAGCACCAGCTTTTCCCGTGCTACCTCGTACGTTTATACAGCTACTCCCCAAGGAAAAGAGCAGCTTTTAACTGAGGCGGAAAGCTATAAAAAAATCGGGATACCCTTTGTTGCTACAAAAGAAATTGAGCTTTCGGTACCTGTAGAACTTGCGCTCGGCATAAAAAATGAAGGTCAGATCAATCCTGTCGAGTTCACAAATACTTATGTTCATTTAGCAAGAAAACATGGAGCACAGCTATATTTAAATACACGTGTCACTAAATTAGAAATGTCCAAAAATTGCCTTCATACAAGCAACGACCATACAGTTCATTATAAAAAGCTGATTTTATGCACACATTATCCGATTGAATCGATTCGTCAGCTTTATTCGATGAAGCTGCAAATTAAACGCTCTTACCTTACAGCTACAAAATATTCTCAGCTGCTGGAAGGGCAATATTTAAGCATCGATGCTCAAAGTCGTACAATCCGAACGGCACTAATCGATAATCAGCCTTACTTCGTCTATGGCGGACAATCGCATACAGCGGGGTCGACAAGTGATACGGATACCTTTTATGAAACATTGCAGCATGAACTAACAACAGATTTTGAGCTTCCGCCATATGAATACGGCTGGAGTGCACAGGATATTATGACCGCAGACCAAATCCCATATATAGGCCAGCTCTCTCCTAGTGATGACAGTTTATACATTGCAACGGGGTTCAACAAATGGGGGCTTTCTTCCTCACTTGTTGCGGGAACATTACTTACAGATCTTATTAAAAGAATCGCAAACCCGGCAGCCGCTATATTCTCACCGAATCGTTCAAATTTCGGGAAAACATTTTATTTTATGCTTCAAACTGGTGGGATGGTTGGAAAAGAACTTGTAAAAGGCTATATTGATCGCCCTGATGCACCTAAGTGTACACACCTTGGCTGTAAAACAAGATGGAATGTTGCGGATGATACATGGGATTGCCCATGTCACGGATCACGCTACAATGCTAAAGGTGAAGTCATTGAAGGACCTGCCGTCTATCCGTTAAAAATGAAAAAATCCGGTAACTCTTAG
- a CDS encoding manganese-dependent inorganic pyrophosphatase codes for MSKTLVFGHKNPDTDTITSAIVYAYLKQQLGVDAEAVRLGELNNETKYALEKFNFEAPRLIANVKDEAAQVILVDHNEFQQSADGIEEVQITEVIDHHRVANFQTADPLYFRAEPVGCTATILNKLFKENNVEIPANIAGLMLSAIISDTLLFKSPTCTEQDVKAAEELATIANIDPAQYGLAMLKAGADLSDKSLEDLLSLDAKGFEFGEYKATVAQVNAVDIEDVLGRQEELENLLNKNIADNGLDLFFFVVTDILNNDSTAVAAGQVAEEAAKAFGATIVNGRISLPGVVSRKKQIVPVLTENLK; via the coding sequence ATGAGTAAAACATTAGTTTTCGGACATAAAAATCCAGATACAGATACAATTACTTCAGCGATTGTTTATGCATATTTAAAACAACAATTAGGTGTAGATGCAGAAGCAGTTCGTCTTGGAGAATTAAATAACGAGACAAAGTATGCACTGGAGAAATTCAACTTTGAAGCACCACGTCTAATCGCTAACGTAAAAGACGAAGCGGCACAAGTAATTTTAGTTGATCACAATGAGTTCCAGCAATCAGCGGATGGAATCGAAGAAGTGCAGATCACGGAAGTAATCGACCATCACCGCGTTGCAAATTTCCAAACAGCTGATCCGCTATATTTCCGTGCGGAGCCTGTAGGTTGTACAGCCACAATCTTAAATAAATTATTTAAAGAAAATAACGTTGAAATTCCGGCTAATATTGCTGGTTTAATGCTTTCTGCTATTATTTCAGATACATTATTATTCAAATCGCCAACATGTACAGAGCAAGATGTAAAAGCTGCTGAAGAATTGGCGACAATTGCAAATATTGATCCTGCACAATATGGTTTAGCTATGCTTAAAGCAGGTGCGGACCTTTCAGATAAGTCATTGGAAGATTTATTGTCATTGGATGCAAAGGGCTTTGAATTTGGTGAGTATAAAGCAACTGTTGCCCAGGTGAACGCCGTGGATATAGAGGACGTTCTTGGTCGCCAGGAAGAGCTTGAAAATTTACTAAACAAAAATATTGCTGATAACGGCCTTGATTTATTCTTCTTCGTCGTAACGGACATTTTAAACAATGATTCAACAGCAGTCGCAGCTGGACAAGTTGCCGAAGAAGCAGCGAAAGCCTTCGGTGCAACAATTGTTAACGGTCGCATCAGCTTGCCGGGCGTAGTATCACGTAAAAAGCAAATCGTTCCCGTTTTAACTGAAAACTTGAAATAA
- a CDS encoding MurR/RpiR family transcriptional regulator, with amino-acid sequence MTICENIKKKYIRLSKGQRKVAQFVLDNPNIVGTHTASEVGRLADVSESTVIRFCYSMDLTGFSELQDKMKEYLMGNGETSEVKQALPVKKIRNHIGADIVKKDIANISKTFNQLKEQDVEEVVQLLHTAKRIHFLGFRQSTPVAFWMYSNVSRLRDHVHFIPHEADKIAQQLAYMDEDSLLFIISLDEEYEDMATTVEIAKRKNVKIVAIRNKELTSQSDPANPVLIVPNTKEAGATCTIAIFALLHILVESMVSKNPPQYEQYTKKAKNAFSTSNLIAIS; translated from the coding sequence TTGACTATTTGTGAGAATATTAAAAAGAAGTATATACGGCTTTCTAAGGGGCAGAGGAAAGTTGCTCAGTTTGTTTTGGATAACCCGAATATAGTGGGGACACATACCGCCTCGGAAGTAGGAAGATTAGCAGATGTTAGTGAATCAACTGTTATAAGATTTTGCTATTCAATGGACTTAACGGGGTTTAGTGAGCTCCAAGATAAAATGAAAGAATATTTAATGGGAAATGGTGAAACAAGCGAAGTGAAACAAGCGCTGCCTGTTAAAAAAATCCGAAATCACATTGGGGCAGACATTGTAAAAAAAGATATCGCCAACATTTCGAAAACGTTCAATCAATTAAAAGAGCAGGACGTTGAAGAAGTTGTACAATTGTTACATACAGCAAAAAGAATCCACTTTTTAGGTTTCAGACAATCGACACCTGTTGCATTTTGGATGTATAGCAACGTTAGTAGATTACGGGACCATGTTCATTTTATACCCCATGAGGCAGATAAAATTGCACAACAACTTGCCTATATGGATGAAGATTCATTGCTGTTCATTATATCGCTTGATGAAGAGTATGAAGATATGGCGACAACAGTAGAAATCGCTAAAAGGAAAAATGTAAAAATTGTCGCAATCCGTAACAAAGAGCTTACATCTCAATCGGATCCGGCTAATCCGGTACTTATTGTTCCTAATACAAAAGAAGCAGGGGCCACATGTACAATTGCTATTTTCGCTCTTTTACATATATTGGTGGAATCGATGGTAAGCAAAAACCCGCCACAATATGAGCAGTATACTAAAAAGGCAAAAAATGCGTTCAGTACATCGAATCTAATAGCAATCAGCTAA
- a CDS encoding MFS transporter: MSVGTNEQKPLSRNKLLRIAGVGWMFDAMDVGILSFIIAALAVDWGLNSSQMGWIASVNSIGMAVGALFFGVLADKVGRKQIFMWTLIIFSVASGLSAFTTTLTLFLILRFFVGMGLGGELPVASTLVSESVKAEERGRVVVLLESFWAGGWLIAALIAYFVIPAEFWPIEGWRVALLITAIPALYAIYIRMKLPDSPQFRVKEESKKRSVFQNIATLWEKKYARSTLMLWVLWFSVVFSYYGMFLWLPSVMVGKGFDLISSFKYVLIMTLAQLPGYFTAAWFIEKFGRKFVLVTYLLGTAASAFVFGGAETIEILLISGMLLSFFNLGAWGALYAYTPEQYPAIVRGTGAGMAAAIGRVGGIFGPLLVGTLLTKGFDISYIFAIFCVAIVIGVLAVIFLGKETKQTELE, encoded by the coding sequence ATGTCAGTGGGAACGAATGAACAAAAGCCTCTATCGCGTAATAAACTTTTACGTATAGCAGGTGTTGGCTGGATGTTCGATGCAATGGATGTCGGTATACTATCTTTTATCATTGCAGCACTTGCGGTTGACTGGGGATTAAATAGTAGTCAAATGGGTTGGATTGCAAGTGTAAACTCCATCGGAATGGCAGTTGGAGCACTATTTTTTGGTGTGCTTGCAGATAAAGTCGGGCGTAAACAGATTTTTATGTGGACATTAATAATATTCTCAGTTGCAAGCGGATTATCCGCTTTTACGACAACGTTGACGCTATTTTTAATTTTACGGTTTTTTGTTGGAATGGGGCTTGGCGGGGAACTACCTGTAGCTTCGACATTAGTATCTGAAAGTGTAAAAGCTGAAGAACGCGGGAGAGTGGTTGTTTTACTTGAAAGTTTTTGGGCTGGAGGCTGGCTAATTGCCGCGCTGATTGCCTATTTCGTTATACCGGCTGAATTTTGGCCAATTGAAGGCTGGCGAGTTGCTCTATTAATCACAGCAATCCCTGCACTTTATGCAATTTATATAAGAATGAAATTACCGGACTCGCCACAGTTCAGGGTAAAAGAGGAATCAAAAAAGCGTTCGGTATTTCAAAATATCGCAACGTTATGGGAGAAAAAATATGCACGTTCAACACTGATGCTGTGGGTTTTATGGTTTTCAGTTGTATTTTCTTACTACGGTATGTTTCTGTGGTTACCAAGTGTAATGGTTGGCAAGGGATTTGATCTAATATCAAGTTTCAAATATGTATTGATCATGACTTTGGCTCAATTACCAGGTTATTTTACAGCTGCTTGGTTCATCGAAAAGTTTGGGCGTAAGTTTGTATTAGTTACATATTTATTAGGTACTGCAGCAAGTGCTTTTGTATTCGGCGGTGCAGAAACAATTGAAATATTATTAATTTCCGGTATGTTGCTTTCATTCTTTAACTTAGGAGCATGGGGTGCCTTATATGCATATACACCTGAGCAATATCCGGCAATTGTACGTGGAACAGGAGCGGGTATGGCAGCAGCGATAGGTCGTGTTGGAGGTATTTTTGGTCCGTTGTTGGTTGGAACATTACTGACAAAAGGGTTTGATATTAGCTATATTTTTGCGATTTTCTGTGTTGCCATAGTTATTGGTGTGTTAGCGGTTATTTTTTTAGGAAAAGAAACAAAACAAACCGAATTAGAATAG
- the thrC gene encoding threonine synthase → MWKGLIEEYKQYLPVTENTPALSLNEGNTPLIPLVNLSKELGIELYGKIEGANPTGSFKDRGMVFAVAKAIEEGSKVVICASTGNTSAAAAAYAARAGIQSIVVIPKGKVALGKLAQACMYGAKIIEIDGNFDDALNIVRKIGENTPIALVNSVNPYRIEGQKTAAFEIVDQLGQAPDYLCIPVGNAGNITAYWKGFKEYNEAKQSGLPKMYGFEAEGAAAIVQGAPIADPETVATAIRIGNPASWKFAETARDESGGLIDAVTDDEILEAYKLIANKEGIFVEPGSAASLAGVIKSVKAGKIAAGSRVVTIFTGNGLKDPDTAMSVSTVDLVSLKNDEQEIRHYIEGVFSL, encoded by the coding sequence ATGTGGAAAGGTCTTATCGAAGAATATAAACAGTACTTACCTGTTACTGAAAATACACCAGCTTTATCATTAAATGAAGGAAATACACCACTAATTCCATTAGTAAATTTATCAAAAGAGCTTGGAATTGAGTTATACGGAAAAATTGAAGGTGCTAACCCAACAGGTTCTTTTAAAGACCGCGGGATGGTATTTGCTGTTGCAAAGGCAATTGAAGAAGGCTCTAAAGTTGTTATTTGTGCATCTACAGGAAACACATCTGCGGCTGCAGCAGCATATGCGGCACGTGCAGGCATTCAGTCTATCGTTGTCATTCCAAAAGGAAAAGTAGCTCTCGGAAAATTGGCACAGGCTTGCATGTACGGTGCAAAGATCATTGAAATTGACGGCAACTTTGATGATGCCTTAAATATTGTGCGCAAAATCGGGGAAAATACTCCGATCGCACTTGTAAACTCTGTAAATCCATATCGTATTGAAGGGCAAAAAACAGCAGCGTTTGAAATTGTCGACCAGCTTGGCCAAGCCCCTGACTATTTATGTATTCCTGTAGGAAACGCAGGAAATATTACAGCTTACTGGAAAGGCTTTAAAGAATATAATGAAGCAAAACAAAGCGGCCTTCCTAAAATGTATGGTTTTGAAGCAGAAGGTGCCGCTGCAATCGTGCAAGGAGCGCCAATTGCAGATCCTGAAACAGTCGCAACAGCGATCCGTATCGGTAATCCCGCAAGCTGGAAGTTCGCTGAAACAGCTCGTGATGAGTCAGGCGGTCTAATTGATGCAGTTACAGATGATGAAATTTTAGAAGCTTATAAACTAATCGCCAATAAAGAAGGAATCTTTGTTGAACCGGGTTCTGCTGCTTCACTAGCTGGTGTCATCAAGTCTGTGAAAGCCGGTAAAATCGCGGCAGGCAGTCGCGTTGTTACAATCTTTACCGGAAATGGCTTAAAAGATCCGGATACAGCGATGAGCGTTTCTACTGTTGACCTTGTCTCGCTGAAAAATGATGAACAGGAAATCCGTCATTACATCGAGGGCGTATTTAGTCTATGA